Proteins encoded by one window of Microcoleus sp. FACHB-68:
- a CDS encoding site-specific DNA-methyltransferase, with amino-acid sequence MKKIAITEDSSRKIASKDKNAYVAKGIDPHQATQVAPSTLLQPFSKEIESCILSKHLSVEKTLKSQLGEPFYSDAGFILYQGNSTEFLDKLSSTNLHIDLTITSPPYNIGKEYEHPMSVDEYVSWCSGWMHQIHKVTKATGAFWLNIGYLQVPDKGLCVPIPYLLWDKSPFYLLQEVVWKYGAGVSTKYRLSPRNEKWLFYIKNFQKYTFNLDNIRDANVKYPNQKKDGKYRCNPLGKNPSDVWECPKVTTGKKRSSKERTGHPAQFPLGVVERIIQASSNQVEIVLDPFAGSCSTGIAAFGLGRLFIGFEIRQDYCDMAVQRFKAFQKERRTAYSQALLL; translated from the coding sequence ATGAAAAAAATTGCAATAACTGAAGACAGCTCAAGGAAAATAGCCAGCAAAGACAAAAATGCTTATGTTGCAAAGGGTATTGATCCACATCAAGCAACGCAAGTTGCTCCGTCTACATTACTGCAACCCTTCTCTAAGGAAATAGAAAGCTGCATTCTCTCTAAACATCTATCGGTTGAAAAAACTCTGAAATCACAGCTCGGTGAGCCGTTTTACTCGGATGCAGGTTTTATCCTTTATCAAGGAAACTCAACTGAGTTTTTGGACAAGTTATCTTCTACAAACCTACATATCGATCTCACAATTACGTCACCACCGTACAACATTGGGAAAGAATATGAACACCCAATGTCTGTGGATGAATATGTAAGTTGGTGTTCTGGTTGGATGCACCAGATACACAAGGTTACTAAGGCGACTGGCGCGTTCTGGTTAAATATTGGTTATTTACAAGTACCTGATAAAGGTCTCTGTGTACCTATTCCATATCTTCTTTGGGACAAGTCCCCTTTTTATTTGTTGCAAGAAGTAGTCTGGAAATATGGAGCTGGTGTTTCAACAAAGTACCGTTTGAGTCCCCGCAATGAAAAATGGCTCTTTTACATCAAAAATTTCCAAAAATATACATTTAATTTAGATAACATACGTGATGCAAATGTAAAGTACCCTAATCAGAAGAAAGATGGGAAATACCGCTGTAATCCTTTAGGGAAAAACCCTTCAGATGTTTGGGAGTGTCCGAAGGTTACTACAGGCAAGAAACGTAGTTCAAAGGAGAGAACCGGACATCCCGCTCAATTTCCATTGGGAGTTGTTGAGAGAATTATACAAGCCTCATCTAACCAGGTTGAGATAGTTCTTGATCCCTTCGCAGGTTCTTGCTCAACAGGAATAGCTGCTTTTGGATTAGGTCGTCTTTTTATAGGCTTTGAGATTAGACAAGATTACTGTGATATGGCAGTTCAAAGATTTAAGGCATTTCAGAAAGAAAGACGTACTGCATATAGTCAAGCTTTATTACTCTAA